Proteins encoded together in one Triticum dicoccoides isolate Atlit2015 ecotype Zavitan chromosome 7B, WEW_v2.0, whole genome shotgun sequence window:
- the LOC119336287 gene encoding UDP-glycosyltransferase 85A7-like translates to MGAAMAEEKRAHAMMFPFPCSGHINPTLKLAELLHSRGVHVTFVNTEHNHERLLRTGGARLAGRDGFRFESVPDGLDDEDRAAPDKTVRLYLSLRRSCGPPLVDLARRLGEQEGVPPVTCVVLSGLASFVLGVAEELGVPSFVIWGTSAVGFVCTLRLRQLTQRGYTPLKDESYLTNGYLDTPIDWIAGMPTVRLGDISSFVRTVEPNGFGLRVEEEEANSCARAQGLILNTFDELESDVLGALREEFPRVYTIGPLAAAMHRRVDHGASGLSLWEEDAACMAWLDAQPAVGSVLYVSFGSLAVLSLDQLAEFAWGLAASNRPFLWVVRPGLVAGDRGMEALPADFLAETKGRRFIAEWCAQEQVLRHRAVGGFLTHSGWNSTTESIWAGVPMICAPGFADQYINSRYVCGEWGVGLRLDEQLRREQVVAHIEELMGGGEKGEEMRRSAAEWKALAEAATAPGGAAYENLDKLVEELRLEVPDGGKPAKVTHAR, encoded by the exons ATGGGAGCGGCCATGGCGGAGGAGAAGAGGGCGCACGCGATGATGTTCCCGTTCCCGTGCTCGGGCCACATCAACCCGACGCTCAAGCTGGCGGAGCTGCTGCACTCGCGCGGGGTGCACGTCACCTTCGTCAACACGGAGCACAACCACGAGCGGCTGCTGCGGACGGGCGGCGCGCGGCTCGCCGGCCGGGACGGGTTCCGGTTCGAGTCCGTCCCCGACGGGCTGGACGACGAGGACCGCGCCGCGCCCGACAAGACGGTGAGGCTGTACCTGTCGCTGCGCAGGAGCTGCGGCCCGCCGCTGGTGGACCTCGCGCGCCGGCTCGGGGAGCAAGAGGGCGTGCCGCCCGTCACCTGCGTCGTGCTCAGTGGCCTCGCCAGCTTCGTGCTGGGCGTCGCGGAGGAGCTCGGCGTGCCGTCATTCGTGATCTGGGGCACCAGCGCCGTCGGCTTCGTCTGCACGCTCCGGCTGCGCCAGCTCACACAAAGAGGCTACACGCCACTCAAAG ATGAGAGCTACTTGACCAACGGGTACCTGGACACGCCGATCGACTGGATCGCCGGGATGCCGACGGTGCGGCTCGGCGACATCTCCAGCTTCGTCCGGACGGTTGAACCGAATGGATTCGGTCTGCGcgtggaggaagaggaggccaACAGCTGCGCCAGGGCGCAGGGCCTCATCCTCAACACGTTCGACGAGCTCGAGTCAGACGTCCTGGGCGCCCTCCGGGAAGAGTTCCCGCGCGTGTACACCATCGGGCCCCTCGCGGCCGCTATGCACCGCCGGGTCGACCACGGCGCGTCCGGGCTCAGCCTGTGGGAGGAGGACGCGGCGTGCATGGCGTGGCTGGACGCGCAGCCGGCGGTGGGGTCCGTGCTGTACGTCAGCTTCGGGAGCCTGGCGGTGCTGTCGCTGGACCAGCTCGCGGAGTTCGCCTGGGGCCTCGCCGCCAGCAACCGCCCGTTCCTCTGGGTCGTGCGCCCCGGCCTCGTCGCCGGTGACCGCGGCATGGAGGCCCTGCCCGCCGACTTCCTCGCGGAGACCAAGGGCCGGCGCTTCATCGCCGAGTGGTGCGCGCAGGAGCAGGTGCTACGGCACCGCGCCGTGGGGGGCTTCCTGACTCACAGCGGGTGGAACTCGACGACGGAGAGCATCTGGGCGGGCGTGCCGATGATCTGCGCGCCGGGGTTCGCGGACCAGTACATCAACAGCCGGTACGTGTGCGGAGAGTGGGGCGTCGGGCTGCGCCTGGACGAGCAGCTGCGGCGAGAGCAGGTCGTGGCGCACATCGAGGAGCTCATGGGCGGAGGGGAGAAGGGCGAGGAGATGAGGCGCAGCGCCGCCGAGTGGAAGGCTCTGGCCGAGGCGGCCACGGCGCCCGGGGGGGCGGCGTACGAGAACCTCGACAAGCTGGTCGAGGAGCTGCGGCTGGAGGTGCCGGACGGCGGCAAGCCTGCCAAAGTCACGCACGCCCGGTGA